The Pedosphaera parvula Ellin514 region GCGCAAGGGAGAGATTTTGAAGGCCGGGTTTTTATCAATATTATTGGTGATGGCGTAGTTGGTTTTGAAATAATCTGCAACCCGGCAGAGCCTCTTCCAGTGCTCTGCGTCAATTTGTTGTTTCCATTCCTTTTCAAGGGCAGGGGGGATGTCCGCCGGGAAACCATAAGCTTGGGCTTTGTTATGGGTCGCCCACATCCGCAAAACCTCGTCGAGCGAAGAAAGATATGGAGCGGAAATACCCTGTGACCCGTACGGGAATGGCAACGTGACGGTTTCACCCAAGCCAAATTGATCAACATATTTGCCCCAGGCAACGCTCCTTCGCCACTTCGACCAAAACTCGCTTTTGACTGTAAATCCAAAATCCACCCAAAATCCCCAGCGGCAACTGATCCTCAGGGCGTGGGCTTTGGAATTGCCTGGTTCAAAAAAGCAGGCCGTTTCCAGCATATGCACAGCCTGTATGAAAGTTTCCTTGTTATGCAGCCCCATCGTTGGATGTCCCTGTGATTCAAGGCTGGTGTAGGTTTTAAGAATTTCTTCCGTGATGGCGTGCCGCATCTGACTCGTGTCCGTTTGGTGACCGTGCTTTCCAGCCTGCGACAGGATTTGTTGGGTGGCTTTATGCAGAAGACTGGTGATCTGCTCGGGCGAAGCAGTCCATTGCTTCGATAAAACAACTTCCTGTTTGAATGTTTTGAACGGCAAAACGCCGTCCCAGACATTGACTGTGACCATCAACTTCGGATTGGCTCCCTTCAACTCCTGCATATTCGAAGTGGTATAGGACCCCCACACGTAGAGGTCTGCAGAATGTCGCCATGCATTGAGATCCGCTTCGGCAAAACCTTCCAAAACCATTTCTGCTTCATCCATGGATTGATAAGCCTTTGGAAAGCGTACGATCCGGATTTGCGAATTGGTTTTCGTCGCTTGCTGCAGAGCCTGAAAAAACTCGCGCTGCAGAATTTCAGTGCCCCGTTCGTAAGTGCTAAGATCTGCAAAAAAGAGTGGGGCGACCAGGACTTGATGGGAGGCTTCCTTCGCTTTCGAGCGCGACAGGGCCAAAATTTGATGCACGGTTTCAGCAGCGGCTTCCAGTTGGCGGGATTGTGGCGAGGCATTCTCCCCGGCTGCTTCCGGAAGTATCAACGTTTGTGTGACCAAGGTGTCCGCGTGCTGGAGATCAGTCACCTCAAAGGACAAGGTACGCCGGTTCTGATCGTCGTGGGAGAATTCACCGGTTAACAGCCATTCTGCCTTGGCCCACTTGCCGCGGCGGACGGGAGCGGTTTCACCAAGGTTCCCAAGTTCAGCCAACCCCAGTTCGCGGCCGGCAAGTTCCAGTTGAGTGCGCTCAACCCACTCAATTCCGGGCTCATCTTGAAGGCGTGTTTGCAACATGCTTGCGAAATCTGCAGCAGCCTGTGCATTCCGGTAGGAGTTATCATCCGTGCTGAAATCCATCATCGCCACCCTGATTGAACTTGAATCGGTCGATTTTCCCGGAAAGTCAGCTTGTGCAATTCCGCCGCTAAACACGCAGCAGAAAACCAAAATCTGAATGAAGGCGGGATTTCGACAACAGTGAATAATCGGCAACATCAGTTCGAGCAAACCACGCTGGCTGCCTCCGGTTTTTCCACTCGCTAACATGCAGGATGCAATGCCGGGGATTGATTATTTCGCAGTTAGTTTCGGCAGCAGGCGTTCAGCCAATTCCAGGGCGGCATTTTGCAGGGCGGTTTTGGCCGCTGTCTGCTCGGCAATATCCACGGCCACGCTGGTTTGACGATCCTGAGTCAAGATCTTTCCACCCTCCCGCTGTTGAGCTTTGATTTCCACACGGGAACGGCACGAAATCAGATTGCCTTTGCGCATGCCATAAACACTGAAAGCTTCCCCGGTGATTTCGATGTCAGGCTTGTCAGTGGATTTGTCATCCAGGACAGTAAATCCAGCCTTTTGCAGGATCATGGCAAGTTCGGTTTCTGCGGCGGGGTCAATCACAGCACCACCGAAGTGGCGTTCCGCAATCTTAAGCGATACCGAGGGACGTTTGCCCTCTTTGAGCGATTTCACAAGCTTATCAATTTTCTCCTCAGGGCTTTCGAATTTGGCAACCAACGTTGCGCCTTTCTCCGAGACGGTTTTGCCAATTTTTTTTGCCAGCTCGGCGGAAAGATCGGAGATTGAGGCAGACGCCGTCCCCTTGACCAGTTCGCCATAAACACGGCTGGTCTCCGTGCCAATGATCTTGGCAACCATGATCAATTCTTTGTCCGCTTTGAAAACACGCCCGGTAACCAACACTTTCGCTCCGGTAAGATGTCCTACCTTGGCAGCGGTGTCAGCGGAAACGGTTCCCGAAAGTCCCAGTTCCTGTTCGCCCAGGACCTTTTCCAGTTCCGCCCGCTCAACCGTGATGATCTGCGGTTCGGCGGAGAGATTGGCATTTACCAGGGTGGCGATTTTGGGACCCAGATCGTGCACGGCTTCATCTTTCGATTCAAAATCGAAGATGGCCACAGTCAATACATCCGGGTCCGCCGCGCGTGCGGTGGCGCAGAGCAACAAAAACAGGCTTACGATTGTTGATAGTGATAGTTTCATATGGTGGATAAACCTTTTCATCGGTTGTTTTCGGAGAAATGAAGTTGCTCCGGCATGGTGGCCAATCCCACTGCGCGGAGCAGATTCAATTGTGATTGAGGGTTTAATTGGAAATCAGAAACAAGGGAGGATTGCACGATTACAACAGTGCCGTTCACTGCCTGTACGGGAAGCATCCGCGGTTCTGTCATGGCGCCTGGTTCCTGATCAGGAACAATCCAGACTACGGCTTTATCCGCTTTTGCCAGAATCGCAACTTTGCGTTTCAGCTCTGAAGATTTGCTGCTCAAGTGAATGGGTGACCAAACAATCGCCAGATTTCCCGAGAACTTTTCCGCCTTGGTATCCGCGAGGTCTTCCACATCGAGAGCGTAAGCTTTGAGCAGCGGTTTGAGATGGTTTTCAGGATCATAAACTCCCACCGGAAGCCCTTTGGCCAGCGGATGCAGTTCGGTAAGTAGATTGGTGGGGAAGACGAAAACTTCCGTTTTACCGATGACCCCGGCAGCGTCATCAATCCACTGTATAAGAAAGCGAGTCATGCTTTTCACCTCCGGGAAATTGAAGGTGCCTGATTCAAGCACAGTTTGACTGGAAAGGACCTGCAAGGTCTTCCAGGGATCCGATTTTCCAAAAGGAGCTGCCGTGGATGAACTGACCTGATACATCCGGGTGCGCACGGAGACGTTTGTGCCACTGGTTCCCGGATTGCGAAAGATCACTTCGATCGAGCGGGCCGGACCGGAAAAAACAGACTGTACCTCGCGAGAATGAACAACCTCCAGTTGTGCCAGGAGAGGCTGAGCCGCACAGAATGGCAGCAACAAAATCCATTTTCGTAACCAGTTCATGTTTGTGTCATCAATCGGCACCTGATGGTAGATGCAAGTTTGCCTCCCGCCCAATTCTCTGACCAATAGGATAATTGAGTTCCGTAATTCCTTTGAACTTTCACACTCAGGAGTGGAACCGTGCCGTGGAGTCGAGTCACATTGGACTGGCTGGTTAGCCAAGGCCTGCCGATGGATGGACTGTTATCTCCATCCAACGGCAGGCTGGCACTCCCATCTCCATGGCGAAAAATTAGGTTCATTTGGTTCAAAGGGCTGCTTCCAAAGGTTTAGCTTCGATTTTCAGGGATTGCGCCAGATTGGCATTATCATTACCAGCCCAGAATGAGCTTTTTCCAACCAGCATCACCTGGCCCTCGGGAGTGGCCAAAACCTGGTAGGTTTCACCGTTCGCTTGAACGGTTTGGCCGCTGAAGGTGATGAAACCCTTGCAACCCTCCGGTCCGCAAATTTTTACCAGCAGGGGCGGGGAGTTGGGCACATTCGGGTTCTCTGAAAGAACCAGGTGCGTCCCTTTTTGATCAAATACTATGGCCTTAACTTGATTTGGAAAAAGTCCTTCAATCTCATGATAATATTTTCTCGCATCAGCCAGTTGTTGAGTATTGAACCCCGACTCCTTTCCACGCCAGAACCCGACTGTAAAACCAAGAACGATACAGGTGGTGGCAAGGGCAAATCCCCAGGCTGCCAGGAGCCTCCGTCGGGGGCTGGCGTGAACACTTTGATCCATGGATGGCTTGTGCCAATGGAGTCTGGCCGTAATGCCTTTTGCAAAACTGTTCCAATAGGCTTCATCACGCTGAGGCACTTGCGCGGACTTCAGTATTTCATCCAGCTCTTTATCATTCATGCGACACCTCTTTAGTGTGAGCTTTGGAAAGCAGTTTTTTCAGTTTCGTGCGGGCGGCAAAAATGCGCCATGAGACCGTGGTTTCGGAGCAACCCAAAACCTGGGCGGCTTCGGCGTGATTCAGACCGTCATAGGTGGTAAGCACAATCGCCGCTCGTTGCTTTGGACGCAGTTTCATTAGCGCTTCCTGGACTTGTTGCGCACGTTTGCCATCGGGAGTGGTTTCCGTATCCAAATTCTGACCGTACTCCTCGTGCGCTTTTTGCTGACGTTGCTGACTTTTTCGCCAGTTTAGACATAAATTGATGCCGATGCGGTAAAGCCAGGACGAGAACTTTGAGTCTCCGCGGTAGGTATGGATCTGCCGAAACGCCTGGATAAAAGTGTCCTGGGCCAGATCCTCACCATCGGTGAGAGAACCAGTCATCCGGTATGTCAGCGCGTGAATCATTTTTTGATAACACTTGATGAGTGCTTCAAATGCCTCATGGTCGCCTTGACGGCTTTTGCCAATCCATACTTTTTCTTCATCTATTACGGCCATGCGGCGTTATTCTTTAATGGGTAAGACAGGTGTCGGCGACAAATCCTTTGATAATTTTGAAAAAATTTTGAACGTGTTGCGCGATTGAATTCTTATCCGAATAAGATTTTTACTACCCACGACCCCAAAAAACCGCCTATACTGTCCCGTAATGGCCGCTACGTTAAACGAAATAAATGAGGATGTGCAAAGAGCTTCGGCTTGGGTGAATACTTTGCGCAAGGAAATTGGCCACGTAATCGTGGGCCAGGAATACTTGGTGGACAGACTTCTCGTTGGCCTCCTGGCCAACGGACATGTGCTTCTGGAAGGTGTACCGGGCTTGGCTAAGACGCTCTCGGTGAGAACGTTGGCTGCCGCCATCCAGGCCCAGTTCCATCGTATCCAATTTACCCCGGACCTGCTGCCTGCCGATATCATTGGCACTTTGATTTACAGTCCGCAGGACGGTAAGTACCACGCCACGCGCGGACCTGTCTTCGCCAATCTGGTGCTGGCGGACGAAATCAACCGCGCCCCAGCCAAGGTGCAGTCGGCCTTGCTCGAGGCCATGCAGGAGCGACAAGTGACCCTCGGCGGGGAAACCATGCCCTTGCCATCGCCCTTCCTCGTGTTGGCTACGGAGAACCCCATCGATCAGGAGGGAACGTATCCCTTGCCCGAAGCGCAGGTGGATCGCTTCATGTTCAAGGTGGTGATCGGCTATCCTACGTTCGAAGAAGAACGCAAGATTTTGGACAAGATGGCGTTTACCTCGCCCGATTTCAAAATTACGCCCGTCATTTCGTTGGACGAAATCATCAAGACCCGTAAGTTGGTGGATGGCGTTCATGTGGACGAAAAAATCCGCGATTATATAGTCCATCTTGTGTTTGCCACCCGCACGCCGGAAAAATACAAACTGGACGTGAAGCATTTGATTCAATTTGGCGCTTCACCACGCGCGACGATCTTTCTGACCGTCGCCGCCAAGGCATGGGCTCTGTTGCAAGGCAGGTCCTACGTGACACCGGAGGACGTAAAGAATATCGCTCCCGATGTGTTGCGGCACAGAATTATTTTGACGTATGAAGCTGAAGCCCAGGCCGTGAAAACGGATGATATCATTAAAAAAATTCTCAATACCATTCCCGTGCCTTGAAAACCTCACTGCGGTCCAACATGACCTCTTGCAGCCATAGTAGTTGCAGTAGCCCATGACCATTCAGGAAATCTTCGAAGCTGTGCGCCGGGTGGAAATCCGGACCAACCGGCTGGTTAATGACATGATGGTCGGTGCGTACCTGAGTCATTTCAAAGGTCGGGGCATGGATTTTGAGGAACTGCGTGAATACATGCCGGGTGATGATGTGCGGGACATTGAT contains the following coding sequences:
- a CDS encoding AAA family ATPase encodes the protein MAATLNEINEDVQRASAWVNTLRKEIGHVIVGQEYLVDRLLVGLLANGHVLLEGVPGLAKTLSVRTLAAAIQAQFHRIQFTPDLLPADIIGTLIYSPQDGKYHATRGPVFANLVLADEINRAPAKVQSALLEAMQERQVTLGGETMPLPSPFLVLATENPIDQEGTYPLPEAQVDRFMFKVVIGYPTFEEERKILDKMAFTSPDFKITPVISLDEIIKTRKLVDGVHVDEKIRDYIVHLVFATRTPEKYKLDVKHLIQFGASPRATIFLTVAAKAWALLQGRSYVTPEDVKNIAPDVLRHRIILTYEAEAQAVKTDDIIKKILNTIPVP
- a CDS encoding CsgG/HfaB family protein, whose protein sequence is MKLSLSTIVSLFLLLCATARAADPDVLTVAIFDFESKDEAVHDLGPKIATLVNANLSAEPQIITVERAELEKVLGEQELGLSGTVSADTAAKVGHLTGAKVLVTGRVFKADKELIMVAKIIGTETSRVYGELVKGTASASISDLSAELAKKIGKTVSEKGATLVAKFESPEEKIDKLVKSLKEGKRPSVSLKIAERHFGGAVIDPAAETELAMILQKAGFTVLDDKSTDKPDIEITGEAFSVYGMRKGNLISCRSRVEIKAQQREGGKILTQDRQTSVAVDIAEQTAAKTALQNAALELAERLLPKLTAK
- a CDS encoding RNA polymerase sigma factor, translating into MAVIDEEKVWIGKSRQGDHEAFEALIKCYQKMIHALTYRMTGSLTDGEDLAQDTFIQAFRQIHTYRGDSKFSSWLYRIGINLCLNWRKSQQRQQKAHEEYGQNLDTETTPDGKRAQQVQEALMKLRPKQRAAIVLTTYDGLNHAEAAQVLGCSETTVSWRIFAARTKLKKLLSKAHTKEVSHE